The genomic DNA ACTTCTCTCAACTCTTCAGCTTCTTGTGGATAAGTAGCCCCCACTACAGCACCTACGGCCGAATAACCGTTCTTACCTTTACTCTCTATTCTCCAATCATTAACTAATTCAGCCATAGTTTCATAAACCTTTCCGTTATCTGTCTCTAAATCCTGTAAGTCTCCAGCCGATGGATTAGAGGTTCTTACTAAAATGAAGATTCCTTTACCATAATCTTCACAGGAATCTATAAATGGTTGAATCCCATCTATCCCTAAATATCCATTAACCGTTAAAGCATCGGCTCCAAAACCAAATTCACTCTCTTCCCAAAAATCAACTTCTCCTAAGTAGCCATCAGCATATGCTTGAGCTGTAGAACCGATATCATTTCGTTTAGCATCAGCAATTACTAAAAGCCCTTTTTTTTGAGCATACTTTATCGTCTCTTCATAGGCTCTAATCCCTTGATGGCCATACTGTTCATAAAAAGCAATTTGGGGTTTAACGATTGGTACATGCTGATGTACAGCATCAATTATTCCTTTGTTAAATTTAATAAATATCTCTGCCACTGCTTCTTTAGTCTTACCGTACTCTTTAACTACTTCTTCTTTTATATGATCTGGAATTCGATTCAATCTAGGATCTAAACCGACACAAACAAAGCTTTCTTTTTCATCTATAGCTGCCTTTAATTTATCAGTAAAGTTAGACAATATAAATCCCCCTTATAGAATTTGATTATCCTTCATCACCTGTTTACCATTCACTATAGTTAACATAGGTTTGCCATATAACTTTTGATTAGCAAATGGTGTATTCTTGCCTTTAGAATAAAATTTATCTATATCAACTCTATATTTTTCATCCAAATCAATCACTGTCAAATCTGCTTCCTTTTCAACCTCTAATCTACCTTTATCTATATTTAAAACTTGGGCTGGATTAATAGTTAATTTCTCAATAGCTTCTTCTATAGTTAAAATCCCTGGTTTTACTAATTCAGTAATTACTAAGGAAAGTGCCGTCTCTAAACCTGAAATTCCAAAAGGCGCGTAATTGAATTCTACATCTTTCTCTTCCCAAGCGTGAGGTGCATGATCAGTTGCAATTACATCGATTGTTCCATCAACTAAGCCTTCTTTAATAGCCTCTACATCTTCGGCAGACCTCAATGGTGGATTCACTTTAATATTAGTATCAAAAGTTGTAATTTCTTCATCGGTTAGAGTAAAGTGGTGAGGTGTAACTTCGGCAGTAACCTCTACTCCTCTTTGCTTAGCTGCCCTAATTATCTCTACTGCCCCTTTAGTACTTACATGAGCAATATGCAAAGGAGTATTAGTCATTTCTGCTAATCTAATATCTCGAGCCACCATAATTTCTTCGGCAGCTGTTGGTATTCCTGGAAGACCAGTAATTGTTGAATAATATCCCTCATTTACTACGCCTTCCTTAACTAATGTTTCATCTTCACAATGAGTAATTACTGGTAGATCAAAAGCTTTAACATATTCCAAAGCAAGTCTCATTAATGAAGAATCTTTAACCGTTTTACCATCATCAGAGACAGCAACTATTCCTGCTTCAGCCATAAAGCCAATTTCCGCTAATTCTTCACCTGCCAATTCTTTAGTAATACTCCCAATTGGAAAAACATTTACTTTCGCGTTTGCTTTTGTTCTATCCATAATAGAATCAACTACTGTAGCATTATCAACAACTGGATTAGTATTAGGCATACAGGCTACAGAAGTAAAGCCACCGGCAGCCGCACTCTTAGTTCCACTTTCAATTGTCTCTTTATGCTCAAAACCTGGTTCTCTTAAATGAACATGCATATCTATTAAACCAGGAGTTACTATTTTATCAAGTGCATTTATCATCTCTGCTTGAGCATCTTCAATCTCTTCACTAATTTCTGCTATCTTACCATCTACAATTAGAATATCTAATTTGTCATTTAAACCATCAGCTGGACTAATAACTCTTCCACCTTTAATTAGTAGTCTTTTCAATTTGCTCACCTCCGGTTAATAGGTATAATAATGCCATTCTAATTGCCACTCCATTAGGGACTTGTTCTAAAATTACTGAGTCATTTCCGTAAGCAACTTCAGGCATAATCTCTACTCCTCGATTCATAGGTCCAGGATGCATTATCGTCACATCATCACCTACTAGCTTCAAAACCTCTTCATTTATTCCATAAAATTTTGTATACTCTCTTAAGCTAGGTAAGAATCCACCTTCCTGTCGTTCTAACTGAATTCTTAAAATATTTACTACATCTACTCCTTCTAATGCCTTCTGTAAGTCATAATAAACTTCTACTCCCATCCGCTCAATCTCTGGTGGAATTAAAGTTGGAGGTCCAGCTACTCTCACCTTAGCTCCTAATTTATTTAAGGCCCAGATATTTGATCTAGCTACTCTACTATGCTTAATATCTCCCACAATCAATACTGTCTCGCCTTCAATCTTACCTCTTTTCTCTCTAATGGTATACATATCTAATAAAGCCTGTGTTGGATGGGCATGAGAACCATCACCAGCATTTAAAACTGCAGCATCTATTGTTTCTGCTAATAAATGTGGAGACCCTGGAATGCCGTGCCGAATAATTACTACATCTGCTCCCATGACTTCTAAATTCATGGCAGTATCAACTAAACTCTCTCCTTTAACTACACTACTAGTAGACACTGATAAACTCATCATATCAGCACTTAACCGTTTTCCTGCTAAATCAAATGAAGATTTAGTTCGAGTACTAGGTTCATAAAAGAGGCTGACTACTGTCTTCCCCCTTAAAGTAGGAACCTTCTTAATAGACCGGGTAAATATCTCCTTCATAGATTCTGCTGTGTCTAAAGTTAACTCTATCTCTTCTTTAGTCAAGTCCTTTAAATCCACAAGATCCTTATGTTTCAAACTCATATTACCCCTCCTTTTTTTCTATAAAAACTTCTTTCTATAAAAAATTCCTTTAAAAATATTTCATGCTAAGCTTTCATTCTTCTATTCTGTTTCCTGAGGATTAGATTGAATACTTTCAGGTAATAAGATATTTAAGATAATTCCTACAATAGCAGCTAACCCCATACCTGCTAGTTCAACATCTAAACCTGGGATATTAAATGCTAACCCACTAATTCCTATTACTAAGATAGTCGAAACGATTACTAAATTTCTATTATTACTTAAGTCAACTTGGTTTTCAATTAAAGTCCTCAATCCTATGGCTGCAATCATTCCAAAGAGTAGGATTACAATTCCTCCCATAACTGCCGGTGGAATAGTTCTAATTAAGGCCCCTACCTTTTGAATAAAACTCATTCCTAAGACGAAGACAGCAGCGAATTCGATAACTACTGGATTGTGTACTTTAGTAATTGCTAATACTCCAATATTTTCACCATAAGTCGTATTTGGCGGTCCACCTAATAATGCTGCAAATGCTGTAGCAACTCCATCTCCTAATAAGGTTCTATGCAAACCTGGCTCTTCAATGAATTCTCTATCTACTGTACTACCTAAAGCTAATACATCTCCTAAATGTTCTACCATAGTTACAATTGCAATCGGTGCTATAATTAAGACAGCCGGTAAACTAGCCGAAAACTCACTTACACTCGGTAGCGAGAAGTTAGGCATAGCTAACCAAGCAGCTTCCTGTACCGGTGCTAAATCGACAATTCCAAAATAGAATGCAAATATATATCCAGAAATAATTCCGATTAAGATAGGAATTACTTTCAGTAATCCTTTAGCAAAAATACTAATAACAATGGTTACAGCCAGAGTAAAGATTGCTGTCGGTAAATGAGCAGATGCCATATCCTTAGCTGTAGGAGCTAAACCTAAACCGATGGTCATAATTACCGGTCCTACTACTACTGGGGGCAAATACTTCTCAATAAAATCTGTTCCAATCGTTCTAATTACTCCTGACATAAGTATATAAATTAAACCTGCAGTTAAACTCCCGATCATTGCCCCTGGAATCCCAAAAGCTTCTTTAGCCGCAATAATTGGAGCAATAAATGCAAATGATGAACCTAGGTAAGCCGGAACCTGCCCTTTAGTAATAACATGAAAGATTATTGTACCTACCGCTGAAGTAAATAATGCTACTGACGGATTCAAACCTGTCAAATTC from Selenihalanaerobacter shriftii includes the following:
- a CDS encoding aspartate carbamoyltransferase catalytic subunit: MSLKHKDLVDLKDLTKEEIELTLDTAESMKEIFTRSIKKVPTLRGKTVVSLFYEPSTRTKSSFDLAGKRLSADMMSLSVSTSSVVKGESLVDTAMNLEVMGADVVIIRHGIPGSPHLLAETIDAAVLNAGDGSHAHPTQALLDMYTIREKRGKIEGETVLIVGDIKHSRVARSNIWALNKLGAKVRVAGPPTLIPPEIERMGVEVYYDLQKALEGVDVVNILRIQLERQEGGFLPSLREYTKFYGINEEVLKLVGDDVTIMHPGPMNRGVEIMPEVAYGNDSVILEQVPNGVAIRMALLYLLTGGEQIEKTTN
- a CDS encoding dihydroorotase; the encoded protein is MKRLLIKGGRVISPADGLNDKLDILIVDGKIAEISEEIEDAQAEMINALDKIVTPGLIDMHVHLREPGFEHKETIESGTKSAAAGGFTSVACMPNTNPVVDNATVVDSIMDRTKANAKVNVFPIGSITKELAGEELAEIGFMAEAGIVAVSDDGKTVKDSSLMRLALEYVKAFDLPVITHCEDETLVKEGVVNEGYYSTITGLPGIPTAAEEIMVARDIRLAEMTNTPLHIAHVSTKGAVEIIRAAKQRGVEVTAEVTPHHFTLTDEEITTFDTNIKVNPPLRSAEDVEAIKEGLVDGTIDVIATDHAPHAWEEKDVEFNYAPFGISGLETALSLVITELVKPGILTIEEAIEKLTINPAQVLNIDKGRLEVEKEADLTVIDLDEKYRVDIDKFYSKGKNTPFANQKLYGKPMLTIVNGKQVMKDNQIL
- a CDS encoding uracil-xanthine permease family protein, with the translated sequence MKKSLRAGELPISRKVILGIQHMFAMFGATVLVPNLTGLNPSVALFTSAVGTIIFHVITKGQVPAYLGSSFAFIAPIIAAKEAFGIPGAMIGSLTAGLIYILMSGVIRTIGTDFIEKYLPPVVVGPVIMTIGLGLAPTAKDMASAHLPTAIFTLAVTIVISIFAKGLLKVIPILIGIISGYIFAFYFGIVDLAPVQEAAWLAMPNFSLPSVSEFSASLPAVLIIAPIAIVTMVEHLGDVLALGSTVDREFIEEPGLHRTLLGDGVATAFAALLGGPPNTTYGENIGVLAITKVHNPVVIEFAAVFVLGMSFIQKVGALIRTIPPAVMGGIVILLFGMIAAIGLRTLIENQVDLSNNRNLVIVSTILVIGISGLAFNIPGLDVELAGMGLAAIVGIILNILLPESIQSNPQETE
- the pyrF gene encoding orotidine-5'-phosphate decarboxylase — encoded protein: MSNFTDKLKAAIDEKESFVCVGLDPRLNRIPDHIKEEVVKEYGKTKEAVAEIFIKFNKGIIDAVHQHVPIVKPQIAFYEQYGHQGIRAYEETIKYAQKKGLLVIADAKRNDIGSTAQAYADGYLGEVDFWEESEFGFGADALTVNGYLGIDGIQPFIDSCEDYGKGIFILVRTSNPSAGDLQDLETDNGKVYETMAELVNDWRIESKGKNGYSAVGAVVGATYPQEAEELREVMKESYFLVPGYGAQGAGAKEVIPAFNEDGYGAVVNSARGIIFAYERKPWQEQFSAEEYQEASQAAVKAMRNDINETLDEYGKLPW